The genomic DNA GGAACCTTGCCGCCGAAACAGCTGGCAATTCTGCATTACAACCACAATACTCGGGATAGAGAAACTGACGCCGATGCCGATTTTGTCCAACAACTCGCCGAAGCGTTACAAATTTCGTTTTTTGCAGAGAAACGCACATCTGGGATTCAAACGGAAGATACTTTACGTCGTGACCGCTACGCTTTTTTCGCAAAAACACTTAAAAAAATCGGCAGTCATTACCTTCTAACCGCGCACCATGCTAATGACCTCGTGGAAACAATGTTGATGCGCCTCATCCGCGGTAGTTCTGAAATTGCTGCGCCTAAAAATTGTCAAAAATTCGGCGATCATTTTCGTGTACACCCTCTGTTGGGAATTCGAAAACAAGAAATTTTAGATTTTTTGACCAAAAATAAAATCCCATGGCGCGAAGATCCGAGTAATCACAGCCTCAACTACCTACGCAACAGAATTCGACAGCTTTTGACGAATTTCGATTCAGCGGCACAACGCACGCACTGGGAATCGGGATTTGTTTTAGCACACCGGTACCTCGAGGAAGATAGCGCCTGTCTCGACGCACTCGCCCAAAGTTGTGTTCAGAACGGTACTCAACTCGACCTTCGGGAAGTCCCTTATCCGGCATTAGCTCGCCGCGCAATTCATCTTTGGCTTCGGCAGCCGATCTCACGCACTTGTTTCGAAAAAATTCTTACCCATCTCGACTCCAAAATCCCCTTTCGCATCACGCTTAACCCTCATTTCGAGCTCGTCATCCAAAATCGCATCATAACGAAAAAAATTTTTCGACTTTCGGTACCTTACAAATTCACGAATTGGACGACCGGAACGCTTTATCTTCCAACGGGATATCGCTTGATACGCAGTAATAGCACTCGCGAACAAATTTTTACAGAATCGCAGCTCAATCGGACATGTGTTTTTTTAGATCCCCAATACTGTTCCCATATTACCGTTCGGACTTGGCTTCCCGGTGACCGTTATCGTCCCTTCAAAAGTCACGAAAAATCGCTTAAAAAATTGTTTTCCGATCAAAAAATTCCGCGAGAAGAACGCCATCAATTACCGGTGCTCTGTGATTCCAAAGGACGGATCCTTTGGGTTCCGGGGTTTCCGCCTGCCGACTTTGCTCAGGTCCGTGGTGAATTCGCCCAAAAATTCACTTTTTCGTCGACATAAAATAAAATTTCGATGCGCTTAGGCAGCGTTTAAGCATGGCTACGCCTAGTCCGAAAAAAAACAACAGCCCCCTGCGATCACTCCTCATTTGGGGCATCGTTATTCTCGCGATGTGCCTGTTGTGGGACAATTACCAGTTTGCGATCTCGCGGCACCAAGAGTGGACCGTTGCTCAGGTTATCGAAGCATCGCGTGATGGTCGCATAACGGAAGGATACATCAAGTCAGACCCATCAAAAGGCGAAAAGTGGCATGTGATTTACGGCAAGGCGCGTTTGACGCAACCCGTTATCACTCTCGATGGAACCCCTCGCGACCACGTTAACTTTATCGCAGAAGGCAAGTTGACAAGCCAGCGCTTTGAGGATCTCATCCAATCGTCACCGGTATGGAAAGAAGTCGCTAATCATAACTTTTGGACCTCCGTTTTTGTCAGCGTTTTACCACTATTGCTCCTTATTTTCTTCGCTTATTTCTTTATCTTTCGGCAAATCAAGAACGCGAACCGTACGACCATGATGTTTTGGAAAAGTAAGGCCAAAATGGTCAAAAAGGAGGAACTGAAAAAGACATTTAAGGACTTTGCGGGTTATGAGGAGGCGAAGGAGGAAGTTTCCGAGATTGTCGAATTTTTAAAAAATCCCCAAAAGTTTCGCGATATTGGCGCTAAAGTTCCGAAAGGCTGTCTACTGGTAGGGCCCCCAGGAACCGGAAAAACGCTCCTCGTAAAGGCGATTGCGGGTGAGG from Verrucomicrobiota bacterium includes the following:
- the tilS gene encoding tRNA lysidine(34) synthetase TilS, with translation MPGNSWQQERLCLACSGGADSVLLVLIFAGTLPPKQLAILHYNHNTRDRETDADADFVQQLAEALQISFFAEKRTSGIQTEDTLRRDRYAFFAKTLKKIGSHYLLTAHHANDLVETMLMRLIRGSSEIAAPKNCQKFGDHFRVHPLLGIRKQEILDFLTKNKIPWREDPSNHSLNYLRNRIRQLLTNFDSAAQRTHWESGFVLAHRYLEEDSACLDALAQSCVQNGTQLDLREVPYPALARRAIHLWLRQPISRTCFEKILTHLDSKIPFRITLNPHFELVIQNRIITKKIFRLSVPYKFTNWTTGTLYLPTGYRLIRSNSTREQIFTESQLNRTCVFLDPQYCSHITVRTWLPGDRYRPFKSHEKSLKKLFSDQKIPREERHQLPVLCDSKGRILWVPGFPPADFAQVRGEFAQKFTFSST